The genomic stretch CACAAGGGAAAAGATAAATTTTGCTATCATTATCATATTTAATGAGTTATTTGGTTATACAATAGGTAACCGAAAGTTTACAATTATCAGTGAAAAATTAGCTGATAGTACAAATGATAACGGCTTTGCATTTTTTCAATATTGTCGTGAACGTTCTGATGCTAGTAATATTTATTATCTACTAAGAAAAGATGCAAAAAATTATAATGAGATAAAGAAATTAGGTAATGTAATCCCATATAATGGCTTTAAACATTTTCTCTTTTCTATTTTCGCTAAGACAATTATTAGCACAGATAATGTAAAAATATTAATTCCAAAAGAACTTAGGGACATTAGTCATGCTAATCTTGTATTTATTGGTCATGGTGTAACCTTATTTAAAAAGGTTGACCATGTTTATCATGCAAGTAGGGGAGTAGCTAATCAAATAATTGTTTCTACGGAACAAGAGAAGGAAATCTTTATTAGACACTTTGGTTATGAACCGAATAATGTTTTTGTTACAGGTTTGCCACGTACATCATATTTAATGAATCATGTGACGGAAAAAGTTATACTAGTTATGTTTACTTGGCGAACAGAAATAAAAAGTAAAGAAGATTTTTTACAAAGTGAATTCTTCTATAGATTAAAAGGTTTGTTACTTAACAAAGAGTTATTAAAAAAATTAGAATCCTACAATGTCTCGTTAAAAGTCTTAGTTCATCCAAGAATGATCGAGTATGTTGATTTAATACCTAAACTACATAACCGAATCATATTGGAAAAGCTGACAGAAACAGATGTGAAACAAGCTATTGAGAATAGTAGTATGTTGATAACAGATTATTCGAGTATTTTATTTGATTTTATTTATTTAAAAAAACCGATTATAATGTATGGTTTTGATTATTTTAATGCTAATTATTCAGTTAGTAGAGATTATATGAATAGTACATTAACTGATGTTTTCTTTGAAACTGAAAAAGAAGTTCTCCAAAGGATGAACAAATATATAGAAGAAGATTTTATACTTGATCAACGTACTAACAGTCGCTATTCACATTTAGTGAATAGTCATCAAAATAGTGTTAATCTATTATACGATGTACTAGAAAATAAGATGTGAAATAGATCAAAGTCGATTCAGTATTCAAACTGATTACAACGACTTTGTTTTGATTGAGTGATTTCAATTGAAAGAGGTAGAATTTATGAAAATATGTACAATTGGATTAGGATATATAGGATTACCAACTTCTGCCATGTTCGCTAAATATGGTAATGAAGTCGTAGGTGTGGATATTAATAAAAGTGTTATTGATAAATTAAATGCAGGGGAAATTCATATAGAAGAGCCTGGATTAGGTGAAGTTGTAAAAGATGTAGTTAATAAGGGGAACTTTAGAGCTTCATTACAACCTGAACACGCTGATGCATTCATTATTGCAGTACCGACTCCAAATATTGAAGATGAACATAAATCTTGTGATTTAGGCTTTGTATTATCAGCAGTTAAATCGACAATACCATTTTTACAAAAAGGTAATGTCTTAATTGTTGAATCAACAATTGCGCCAAGAAGTATGGATGATTTCGTTAAGCCACTTGTAGAGGAAGCTGGCTTTAAAGTGGGCGAAGATATTTTCCTAGTACATTGCCCAGAACGAGTTTTACCTGGACAAATTATGGATGAATTAATCAATAATAATCGAATTGTTGGTGGAATTACACCAGCATGTTCAGAAGCTGGAGCGAATGTATATCGCACTTTCGTAAAAGGCGAAATTATTAAAACAGATGCAAAAACAGCAGAAATGTCCAAATTAATGGAGAATACATTTAGAGATGTAAATATTGCCCTTGCTAACGAATTAACAAAGGTTTGTAATTCATTAGACATTAACGTATTAGACGTGATTCAAATGGCTAATAAGCATCCTCGAGTAAATATTCATTCACCAGGTCCTGGTGTTGGTGGACATTGCTTAGCTGTTGACCCATATTTTATCGTTGCAAAATCACCAGATTTAGCAAATATTATCAAACTATCTCGTGACACAAATGTATCTATGCCACAATATGTAGTAGACAGTGTTAAAAAACTATTAGTAGGCATAGAAAATCCAAAAGTTGCAGTATTTGGAATTACTTATAAAGGTAACGTAGATGATATTCGTGAAAGTCCGGCAATGGATATCATTGATTTATTAAATAATGAAGAGATGAACATTTCAATTCATGATCCACATGTACACTCAAACAAGATTCAATTGAGTTCGATGGAGGAAGCAGTAGAAGGTGCTCACTTAATCTTAGTCTTAACGGATCATAATGAATTTAAGAATATGGACTTTGAATCAATCTCGAAACAAATGGAAAATAGAATGTTATTTGATACTAAAAACTGTGTTCCGCCAGTTAACGGTGGGGAGTTAGCGTATGTAAATTTTGGGAATTTATATCAGTATACAAATGAGAACGTGGTTGAGGTATGAAGAATTTAACTACAATCTTTAAAGAGCATTTTAGCAATTTCTATATGATTGGACGTTTATCCAATTATGAGATGAAAAAGGAGTTCGCTGATAGCCAATTGGGTACGGTCTGGGCTTTTATTAATCCTCTTCTACAAATTGGTGTATACTGGTTAATATTCGGTACTGGTATTAGAAAGGGACTACCTGTTGACGGGATTCCATTCATCTTTTGGATGCTA from Arthrobacter citreus encodes the following:
- a CDS encoding nucleotide sugar dehydrogenase, yielding MKICTIGLGYIGLPTSAMFAKYGNEVVGVDINKSVIDKLNAGEIHIEEPGLGEVVKDVVNKGNFRASLQPEHADAFIIAVPTPNIEDEHKSCDLGFVLSAVKSTIPFLQKGNVLIVESTIAPRSMDDFVKPLVEEAGFKVGEDIFLVHCPERVLPGQIMDELINNNRIVGGITPACSEAGANVYRTFVKGEIIKTDAKTAEMSKLMENTFRDVNIALANELTKVCNSLDINVLDVIQMANKHPRVNIHSPGPGVGGHCLAVDPYFIVAKSPDLANIIKLSRDTNVSMPQYVVDSVKKLLVGIENPKVAVFGITYKGNVDDIRESPAMDIIDLLNNEEMNISIHDPHVHSNKIQLSSMEEAVEGAHLILVLTDHNEFKNMDFESISKQMENRMLFDTKNCVPPVNGGELAYVNFGNLYQYTNENVVEV